CCCTGCCCTTCCGCGCCGATGCGGTTTACGACCGGCACGCGCACCTGATCGAGGAACACCTCATTCACATGGTGCCAGCCATCGATGGTGCGGATCGGCCGGATGGTGATGCCGGCCGAGTTGAGGGGGATCAGCAGAAGGCTGATGCCCTGCTGCTTCTTCGCCTCCTTGGAGGTGCGCACCAGCGTGTACATCCAGTCAGCCTCATGCGCGTGGGAGGTCCAGGTCTTCTGGCCTTCCACCACATACTCATCGCCCTCCAGCCGCGCCGTGGTGCGCAGGGAAGCGAGGTCGGAGCCGGCGCCAGGCTCGGAGTAGCCCTGGCACCACCAATCCTCGCCATTGAGGATGCCGGGCAGGAAGCGGGCCTGCTGCTCGGGAGTGCCGAACTCGATGATGACGGGGCCCAGATGCCGCAGCCCGTGATGGTATTGCGGCGGACAATCGCACTCGGCCATGACCTCGTCGAAGATGACGCGCTGGCGCTGATCCCAGCCTGTACCGCCGAATTCCCGCGGCCAGGAGGGCGCGCCCCAGCCATGCTCGAAGAGGATGCGCTGCCAGGGATACCAGATCTTGCGCGAGAGCTTCCGATAGGTCGCCACCACGGCACGGATCTCGGCCGGGCAGCGCGTCAGCGCGAATTCCCGAACCTCCTCGCGGAAGGCGTCGTAGTCGATCGTGGCGGCGTCCATTGGTCAGCGCCCCTTGAAGTTGGGCTTCCGCTTCTCGAGCTGGGCGAGGCGCGCCTCCTGGGCATCCTCCGTCTTGGACAGCTCATAGGTGAAGTTCTGCTCGAAGCGATAGGCGTCCTTTGGCGACATGAGCTCGACGAAATTGCAGCTGTTCTTCGCGTATTTGATCCCGAGCGGACTCTTGGACGCGATGCGCTCGGCCATCTTCATCGCCGCCGGCAGAAGCTCCGCCTCGGGCCAGACGGAGTCGATGACGCCCAGGCGATAAAGCTCCGCAGCCGGGATGCGGTCCCCCGTGAACATCAGCCGCCGCGTCCAGGACTTGCCGAACAATTCACGGATCATCGCCGCGCCGCCGGCGAGGCCCACGTCGATCTCGGGCATCCCGAAGACCGCGTTCTCAGACGCCATCATGATGTCGGAGGAGGCCATGAGGCCGAAGCCCGCACCCAATGCCGCGCCGTTCACCGCGCAGATGATGGGCTTGGTGCACTCCTTCATCGCATTGCCCGTCTCGCGGGTGATGCGGTTGTGGTGCCAGTACTGGCCGGGAACCCTGGGGTCCGGCCGCTGCTTGAGATCGGCGCCGGCGCAGAAGATGCGGCCCTGAGCCGTCAGGACGACGACCCGGATGTCATCCCGGTCGGTCGCGGCGTCGAAGATCTCGATCAGCCGGTCCCGCATCTCGGCATTGACGGCGTTCACCGGCGGCCGGTTGAGCGTGGCGACGGCGATGTAATTCGACACTTCGAGTGTCACGACATCGGATGACATGGGCTTCGCTTCCTCTTGCCATTGGCTGGCTTCGTGGCGGCCGGGCGAGGTTGCAGGAGACCCGACCGACCGATCGGTTGGGAGCTTAGGCGGCACGAGAGGGGGCGACAAGGCACCCCCGCCACACCTTCAGCGGCGCCTGGGCGGGGTGCTGGCGGGAGGCTCGGCGCGGATGCCCTCGATGATCATGTCGCAGAAGCGATCCGCGATGCCGGCGGCGGAGAGCGCTCCCTCCGGCCTGTACCATCGTGGCATCCAGTTGATGGAGCCCAGCACGAAATGACCGGCGAGCTTGACGTCCATGGGTCGCAACTCTCCGGCATCCATGCCGGCCTGCAGGATGTCGCGCAGCAGCTGCTCATAGCGGTCCCGCCACTCGATGCGCTCTTTGCGGGCGCGCGTCTTGGGGTCGCTCCAAAAGACGGTGGAGGCGGCGATCCAGGCCCAGCGAAACTTCTCGAAGAAATTGGCGGTCTCGGTCAGGAAGCTGCGAAGGCGCTCCAGCGGCGGCGCATCGGGCCGGTCATGCCGGCTTACGTGCAGGCAGAGCGACTTGGTGGTGCCGATCGCGAGTGGACGAAGGATCGAGTCCTTGTCCGGGAAGTAATGGTAGAGCGTGGCCTTGGAGATCCCGCACTCCAGCGCGATGTCCCGCATCGAGACGCCATCGAAGCCGCGCTGTGCGAAGAGGCGGCACGCCACCTGAAAGATCTGCACGATGCGCCCGCTCAGCGGCTCGCCCGCGGCATCAAGTTCCAGCAGGTCGGAAATGTCGTCCATGGCGCGCAGTCGCATGCCGTCCGGTGGATCGCAAGTCGCCAGGGCTATCCCGGCTGGATATTGGCGCGGCGAATCACCGCCCCCCATTTGGCCGATTCCGCGCGCAGGATGTCGCCCAGCTCTTCCGGCGTGCTGGACAAGGGCGGGCTGCTGCCTGCCTCGCGCATGCGGGCGGCCAGCACGGGCGAGCCCAGTACCTTCACGAAGGCCTCGTTCAGCCGGCGGATGATGGGAATCGGCGTGCCGGAACGGACGCAGACGTAGTTGACCACGCCGACCTCGAAGCCCGGGATCGTCTCCGCGATGGTCGGGACATCGGGAAGCTCCGGGAAGCGCTGCAGGCTGGTGACGGCGATGGGCCGCAGATTGCCGGCCTGGATCATCGGGATCATCACGCCATAGGTGTCGATGGAGATGCTGACCCGCCCCGCCGCCACATCCGCCACCGCCTGGGCTGTGCCGCGATAGGGCACATGCGTCATGCGGATGCCGGTCTCCATGGAAAGCAATTCGCCGGAGAGATGGCTGCCCGCGCCGATGCCGGCACTCGCATAGGTCAATTCGCCCGGCCGGGCACGGGCCAGCGCGAGAAGGTCGGACATGGTCCGCACCGGCACGTCCTTGTGTACGGCAAGCAGATACGCCCCGCGCGTCAACAGACTGACCGGCGCGAAATCGCGCTGCGCGTCATAGGGCATGTTCGCCATG
This region of Sediminicoccus rosea genomic DNA includes:
- a CDS encoding acyl-CoA dehydrogenase family protein, giving the protein MDAATIDYDAFREEVREFALTRCPAEIRAVVATYRKLSRKIWYPWQRILFEHGWGAPSWPREFGGTGWDQRQRVIFDEVMAECDCPPQYHHGLRHLGPVIIEFGTPEQQARFLPGILNGEDWWCQGYSEPGAGSDLASLRTTARLEGDEYVVEGQKTWTSHAHEADWMYTLVRTSKEAKKQQGISLLLIPLNSAGITIRPIRTIDGWHHVNEVFLDQVRVPVVNRIGAEGQGWTYGKFLLERERLGGANIAPHHKALERVRALVAQELKGEGRRAERELLQHRLLRAEAELLGASELGRESVEAVIEGRSLGMLPAVIKLSTSVTMQTISQVALDAVGERLAPRFRRIEGEGPNAEAPGIEWVQNYMYARVRTIYGGSSEVQKNVIAKQLFGM
- a CDS encoding Bug family tripartite tricarboxylate transporter substrate binding protein, with the protein product MKAFRDRHAPTRRMTLLAGLAAPALLGGEAAAQAFPTRSLRMIVPFVPGGGADTTARFVAEPLGVELGQSVVIENRGGAGGTIGAAAVAQAPADGYTLLYGTPGPLITNPFLMANMPYDAQRDFAPVSLLTRGAYLLAVHKDVPVRTMSDLLALARARPGELTYASAGIGAGSHLSGELLSMETGIRMTHVPYRGTAQAVADVAAGRVSISIDTYGVMIPMIQAGNLRPIAVTSLQRFPELPDVPTIAETIPGFEVGVVNYVCVRSGTPIPIIRRLNEAFVKVLGSPVLAARMREAGSSPPLSSTPEELGDILRAESAKWGAVIRRANIQPG
- a CDS encoding TetR/AcrR family transcriptional regulator, producing MDDISDLLELDAAGEPLSGRIVQIFQVACRLFAQRGFDGVSMRDIALECGISKATLYHYFPDKDSILRPLAIGTTKSLCLHVSRHDRPDAPPLERLRSFLTETANFFEKFRWAWIAASTVFWSDPKTRARKERIEWRDRYEQLLRDILQAGMDAGELRPMDVKLAGHFVLGSINWMPRWYRPEGALSAAGIADRFCDMIIEGIRAEPPASTPPRRR
- a CDS encoding enoyl-CoA hydratase/isomerase family protein, whose amino-acid sequence is MSSDVVTLEVSNYIAVATLNRPPVNAVNAEMRDRLIEIFDAATDRDDIRVVVLTAQGRIFCAGADLKQRPDPRVPGQYWHHNRITRETGNAMKECTKPIICAVNGAALGAGFGLMASSDIMMASENAVFGMPEIDVGLAGGAAMIRELFGKSWTRRLMFTGDRIPAAELYRLGVIDSVWPEAELLPAAMKMAERIASKSPLGIKYAKNSCNFVELMSPKDAYRFEQNFTYELSKTEDAQEARLAQLEKRKPNFKGR